In Vibrio hippocampi, the following are encoded in one genomic region:
- a CDS encoding hemolysin family protein, translating into MDIILLVSLIALNGVFAMSEIALVTAKSSRLKKSAQHNPSARLALQLKSNPTQFLSTIQIGITVIGILSGILGEATLSLPLENWMVLQGVEQSVATIAATGIVVISITYFAIVIGELVPKRFAQNNAERIAVIVAYPIHWLAKLTIPFVFLLTFSTDTLLKLLRQNNDQQEIVTEEDIFAVMSDGSECGAIEPQEKEMIANLLHLNDRLALSLMTPRCDIHYLDLDQPIESIINDLRQSQHSVWPVCKGGLGNTIGTISSKVLLDEYQQLSIAKLAKLLKRPRFAPESIRGLPLLNYMQQTSSEMVFIVDEYGDVQGIVTHHDLLKSIAGELGMATQRVWAKQYKDGSWLMDALIPITELKRKLQLTELEGEQEEGFQTLNGFLMCRTGRLPTQGEIIEYQQWQFEVLYVRNNRITQVKVTEKVEQVEEMERS; encoded by the coding sequence ATGGATATTATTCTGTTAGTCAGTCTTATCGCGCTCAATGGCGTCTTTGCTATGTCTGAGATCGCATTAGTGACTGCTAAGAGCAGTCGACTGAAAAAGTCAGCCCAACACAACCCGTCTGCTCGCCTCGCTCTCCAACTCAAAAGTAACCCAACTCAATTCCTTTCCACCATTCAAATTGGTATTACCGTCATCGGCATCCTAAGTGGTATTTTGGGTGAAGCAACCTTATCGCTTCCGCTGGAAAACTGGATGGTATTGCAAGGCGTTGAACAAAGTGTTGCCACCATCGCAGCAACGGGGATTGTGGTTATCAGCATCACCTATTTTGCAATTGTGATCGGTGAACTGGTTCCGAAACGCTTTGCGCAAAACAATGCCGAGCGCATTGCAGTGATCGTCGCCTACCCGATCCATTGGCTGGCAAAACTCACCATCCCTTTTGTCTTTTTACTGACGTTCTCCACCGACACCTTATTGAAGCTGCTGCGTCAAAATAATGATCAACAAGAGATTGTGACGGAAGAGGATATCTTTGCCGTGATGAGCGATGGTTCAGAGTGTGGCGCTATTGAGCCTCAAGAAAAAGAGATGATTGCCAACCTACTTCATCTTAACGACCGCTTGGCGCTGTCGCTGATGACACCACGTTGCGATATTCACTATCTCGATCTAGACCAACCGATAGAATCCATTATCAATGACTTGCGCCAAAGCCAACATTCGGTGTGGCCGGTCTGTAAAGGCGGATTGGGCAATACCATCGGCACAATATCGTCTAAGGTCTTGCTGGATGAATACCAGCAACTTTCCATTGCCAAACTGGCCAAATTGCTCAAACGTCCACGTTTTGCACCGGAATCTATTCGCGGTCTGCCTCTGCTCAACTACATGCAGCAAACCAGTTCTGAGATGGTGTTTATTGTCGATGAATACGGCGATGTGCAAGGCATCGTCACCCATCACGACCTGCTGAAATCCATCGCTGGAGAACTTGGAATGGCGACCCAAAGAGTCTGGGCTAAACAGTACAAAGACGGCTCTTGGCTGATGGATGCCTTGATCCCCATCACCGAGCTGAAACGTAAACTGCAACTGACTGAACTTGAAGGAGAACAAGAGGAAGGGTTTCAGACGTTAAATGGCTTTCTGATGTGCCGCACGGGTCGCCTGCCGACACAGGGCGAGATCATTGAATATCAGCAGTGGCAGTTTGAAGTGCTCTACGTTCGCAACAACCGCATCACGCAGGTCAAGGTGACCGAAAAAGTCGAGCAAGTTGAAGAAATGGAGCGGTCTTAA
- a CDS encoding ferredoxin reductase family protein, with protein sequence MFRFTILLTLCWLPSLLLEWHNLDNFFAWRHHLIMYTGLLGLGYMSAAVLLAGRFAWVEKRLGGLDKSYKQHKYLGIAAITSLAVHWLTVQSGQWLVASGVLQRPRKGEGNRIVEGIPWRSISEQVGEIAFYALIVFIIISLVEAIGYAKFKLTHKLAGVITLAAVFHSVMLLKWDLGDIPMNVSVLLLSVIAVWCSILSLRGKIGQSKKREGTVVSVTPYAGLDGEPQAIRVSILLASNVDYREGQFAYLDFHDGEAPHPFSILSYDPELNRMDFGIKALGDYTSKLVHQLAVNQPVTVEGGYGHFQMSSAQQQIWVGAGIGIVPFIARLYWLTRWQDSDSSSNKLAKVHLFYCVQNRAEAYFETEIIQLLKKLNYVELHLLDASQQQFLSADQLTHLTQAEWLDVSFCGPSGFRKQLHQGLVAQGMPAHRFHYELFEMR encoded by the coding sequence ATGTTCAGGTTTACGATTTTACTGACATTATGCTGGCTACCGAGCCTGTTACTCGAGTGGCACAATCTTGATAACTTTTTTGCATGGCGACATCACTTAATCATGTACACCGGGCTTTTGGGTCTTGGCTATATGAGCGCTGCGGTATTGCTGGCGGGTCGATTTGCTTGGGTAGAAAAGCGACTGGGTGGTCTCGACAAAAGTTATAAGCAGCACAAATACCTTGGCATCGCAGCAATCACCAGTTTAGCGGTGCATTGGTTAACGGTTCAAAGTGGTCAATGGTTAGTCGCCTCAGGCGTGTTGCAACGCCCTCGAAAAGGGGAAGGTAACCGCATCGTCGAAGGCATACCATGGCGTTCCATCAGCGAACAGGTTGGAGAAATCGCCTTTTACGCCTTGATTGTCTTCATAATTATCAGTCTAGTCGAAGCCATCGGTTACGCGAAATTCAAACTGACACATAAATTAGCGGGTGTTATTACCCTTGCGGCAGTATTTCACTCTGTCATGTTGCTGAAATGGGATCTGGGTGATATCCCGATGAATGTGTCTGTTCTGTTGCTGTCTGTGATAGCGGTATGGTGTTCAATCCTGTCACTTAGAGGCAAAATTGGGCAGAGTAAAAAGAGAGAAGGAACCGTGGTCTCCGTTACGCCTTATGCTGGCTTAGATGGAGAACCACAGGCGATTAGAGTCAGTATTTTATTAGCATCAAACGTCGATTATCGAGAAGGGCAATTTGCCTACTTAGACTTCCATGATGGTGAAGCGCCTCACCCATTCTCTATTCTTAGCTATGATCCCGAACTTAACCGAATGGATTTTGGTATCAAAGCATTGGGGGATTACACCAGCAAACTCGTTCATCAGTTGGCAGTGAATCAACCGGTGACGGTTGAAGGGGGTTATGGGCATTTTCAAATGAGTTCCGCTCAGCAGCAAATTTGGGTCGGTGCGGGTATTGGTATTGTGCCTTTTATCGCCCGTTTATATTGGCTAACCCGCTGGCAAGATAGTGATTCGTCCAGCAATAAACTCGCTAAAGTCCACTTATTCTACTGCGTTCAAAATCGTGCTGAAGCGTATTTTGAAACCGAAATCATACAGCTATTGAAGAAACTCAACTATGTCGAGTTACACTTGCTGGATGCTTCTCAACAACAGTTCCTTTCTGCCGATCAGCTAACCCATCTAACGCAAGCTGAATGGCTGGATGTTAGCTTCTGCGGTCCTAGCGGATTTCGAAAACAGTTACATCAAGGATTGGTTGCACAGGGAATGCCCGCCCATCGTTTCCATTATGAGTTGTTCGAAATGCGTTAG
- a CDS encoding MATE family efflux transporter has translation MNKDIDLHHDPIRKLLFKMTTPGMLAGLVITSYSLLNMVFASQLGSVEVASVAFVAPLFVMIQAFASGVIRGGVSIIATLLGEKSPQEASAYAIQLRLQILVLSVLFCGLGLLLLPFILGIANLSDDLYSQSLIYSQILFLSIPMSLVHLLYESFFRSQGKMGIISKISIFGIVCNVALNALFIFVLKFEIDGLAYATLLTTVIQMLVAVVIYHRGQHEFSLAWRTPAGFSTAQIWRKLMIVGLPLSFSQASTHFGFMVLNIFIVQYGYQAVAAFAIGNAIHSLLFSPAKELGAGLIPLMAQNWGRGSVERVRETIRLGMIYSVVFGIASGILIQIIKYPIARFLTKDDVVTYQHIMNYVNLVGWTVIAWTIFHTLQAIFNSFQKTMFTLFVDVVRLWGLRIPGIVLFYAFIPSMQEYGIWNTMFISNMITALFAVIYFVKVIPPMLDRQACTMNSIESVPKPQSV, from the coding sequence ATGAATAAAGATATCGACCTGCATCACGATCCGATACGCAAATTGCTATTTAAAATGACCACACCGGGCATGCTTGCAGGCTTGGTGATTACGTCTTATAGCTTGCTCAACATGGTGTTTGCGTCTCAGTTAGGGAGTGTTGAAGTGGCTTCGGTCGCTTTTGTCGCACCGCTGTTTGTGATGATCCAAGCCTTTGCATCCGGCGTCATTCGGGGCGGTGTCAGCATCATCGCCACGCTGTTGGGAGAGAAATCTCCGCAAGAGGCATCGGCATACGCAATTCAACTAAGATTACAGATACTGGTTTTGTCTGTACTGTTTTGTGGTTTAGGACTGCTGTTGCTGCCGTTTATTTTAGGCATCGCTAACCTCTCTGACGATCTCTACTCCCAATCGCTGATCTATTCACAAATTTTGTTTCTGTCTATTCCTATGTCGCTGGTTCACTTGCTTTATGAAAGCTTCTTTCGTTCTCAAGGCAAGATGGGCATTATTTCTAAAATCTCGATTTTTGGTATCGTCTGCAACGTTGCGCTCAATGCTCTATTCATTTTTGTACTCAAGTTTGAGATTGATGGCTTAGCCTATGCAACGCTACTCACCACTGTGATTCAAATGCTGGTGGCGGTTGTGATTTATCATCGTGGTCAGCATGAATTTTCTCTCGCATGGCGCACGCCTGCTGGCTTCTCAACCGCGCAGATCTGGCGCAAGCTCATGATCGTTGGCTTACCACTCTCCTTTTCACAAGCGAGCACTCACTTTGGCTTTATGGTACTGAATATTTTTATCGTCCAGTACGGTTATCAAGCGGTTGCGGCTTTTGCTATTGGTAACGCCATTCACTCACTACTGTTTAGTCCTGCAAAAGAGCTTGGCGCTGGACTCATTCCCCTGATGGCTCAAAACTGGGGGCGAGGCTCGGTCGAACGAGTTAGGGAAACCATTAGACTGGGGATGATCTACAGCGTTGTGTTTGGGATTGCCTCTGGCATCTTGATTCAAATCATCAAATACCCTATTGCTCGATTCCTGACTAAAGATGACGTCGTGACTTATCAGCACATTATGAACTACGTGAATTTAGTGGGTTGGACTGTCATCGCTTGGACAATCTTCCATACCTTACAAGCGATATTTAACAGTTTTCAGAAAACCATGTTTACCTTGTTTGTTGATGTCGTGCGCCTTTGGGGGCTTAGAATTCCAGGGATTGTTCTCTTTTATGCTTTCATTCCATCGATGCAGGAGTATGGGATCTGGAACACCATGTTTATCTCAAACATGATCACTGCCCTATTTGCTGTCATCTACTTTGTTAAGGTCATTCCGCCTATGCTTGATCGGCAAGCCTGTACCATGAATTCCATTGAGAGCGTTCCCAAACCACAAAGTGTGTAA
- a CDS encoding LysR family transcriptional regulator encodes MKWHGISEFVAVAEVQSFSVAATKLGISTAQVSRQISALESRLQVKLFYRSTRRVSLTQEAEVFYQQCRHLLDGLENAEQAITQLQSRPQGIIKLTAPVTYGEKRVLPLVNDFVALYDQVEVITELSNHHVDLIEGGYDLAIRIGKQQDSSLVAKKLCQRANYVCASANYLEKHGVPEKLLDLKHHNCLLGTQDYWRFNDNNKERNIKVKGNLRCNSGVALLDAALKDIGMVQLSDHFLDSYIESGQLIPVLEQYRIPNEAIWAVYPQNRYLAPKLRLLIDFLAERL; translated from the coding sequence ATGAAGTGGCATGGAATCAGTGAATTTGTCGCTGTGGCTGAGGTTCAGAGTTTTTCCGTTGCAGCAACCAAGTTGGGCATTTCCACGGCTCAAGTGAGTCGGCAAATCAGCGCCTTAGAAAGCCGGCTACAGGTGAAGCTGTTTTATCGCAGTACCCGCAGAGTGTCATTGACGCAAGAGGCGGAGGTTTTCTATCAGCAGTGCCGCCATCTGCTAGACGGTTTGGAAAATGCTGAACAAGCGATCACTCAATTGCAAAGCCGACCACAAGGAATCATCAAGCTTACCGCGCCAGTGACCTACGGCGAAAAAAGAGTCTTGCCATTAGTCAATGACTTTGTTGCCCTCTACGATCAAGTTGAGGTGATAACGGAGCTTTCCAATCACCATGTTGACCTGATTGAAGGGGGCTATGACTTAGCCATCAGGATCGGTAAACAGCAAGATTCCAGTTTGGTGGCAAAAAAATTATGTCAGCGAGCCAACTATGTCTGTGCCTCAGCCAATTATCTTGAGAAACATGGCGTGCCCGAAAAACTATTGGATTTAAAACACCATAACTGCCTATTGGGCACACAAGATTATTGGCGTTTTAATGACAACAACAAGGAACGCAATATCAAGGTAAAAGGCAACCTGCGTTGCAATAGCGGTGTGGCGTTACTCGATGCCGCTTTAAAAGATATTGGCATGGTGCAATTGTCGGATCATTTTCTCGATTCTTACATCGAGTCCGGGCAATTGATTCCCGTTCTCGAGCAATATCGAATCCCCAATGAAGCAATATGGGCAGTCTATCCTCAGAACCGATACTTAGCGCCCAAATTACGTTTATTGATCGATTTCTTGGCTGAGCGGTTGTAG
- a CDS encoding bifunctional diaminohydroxyphosphoribosylaminopyrimidine deaminase/5-amino-6-(5-phosphoribosylamino)uracil reductase RibD has translation MSDKFMLRALELSRHALPSCIPNPPVGCVLVKDNVVIAEGYTQSVGGNHAEVEALNAYSGSMDGVTAYVTLEPCSFVGRTPACASTLVSSGIKNVMVGMLDPDIRNNGRGVEILKQAGISVQVGVCETQVDAFLQPYLGKS, from the coding sequence ATGTCTGACAAATTTATGCTTAGAGCCCTCGAACTATCACGTCATGCTTTACCAAGTTGTATTCCTAATCCACCTGTGGGCTGTGTCCTTGTGAAAGACAACGTAGTTATCGCTGAGGGATATACTCAAAGCGTTGGCGGGAATCACGCGGAGGTTGAAGCGCTAAACGCTTATTCAGGTTCGATGGACGGTGTTACCGCTTATGTCACCTTGGAGCCTTGTTCTTTTGTGGGTCGCACGCCTGCTTGTGCCAGCACATTGGTCAGTTCTGGTATTAAAAATGTGATGGTCGGTATGTTAGACCCAGATATTCGTAATAATGGTCGGGGGGTTGAAATACTCAAACAGGCGGGTATTTCAGTTCAGGTGGGTGTCTGTGAAACTCAAGTTGACGCATTCCTACAACCCTATCTGGGTAAGTCATAA
- a CDS encoding nuclear transport factor 2 family protein has translation MDSKQVVLAFWDAMKTNDFAKASQWLSPDFEGFWPQSGELTMGRDNFTAINSFYPANGVWEFTIHSIVCDGATVVTDVSITDSVQKARAITFHTVENGLIRKQKEFWPDPMEAQEWRAKWVKVVQEYTLNV, from the coding sequence ATGGATTCAAAACAAGTCGTCCTAGCGTTTTGGGATGCGATGAAAACCAATGACTTTGCCAAAGCGAGTCAGTGGCTAAGTCCCGATTTTGAAGGTTTTTGGCCGCAATCCGGCGAGCTAACGATGGGTAGAGACAACTTTACCGCAATCAATTCCTTTTACCCTGCCAACGGTGTTTGGGAGTTTACCATTCACTCGATAGTTTGTGATGGCGCAACCGTTGTCACCGATGTGTCCATTACCGATAGTGTCCAAAAAGCACGCGCGATTACCTTTCATACGGTTGAAAACGGACTCATCCGCAAACAAAAAGAGTTTTGGCCCGACCCAATGGAAGCACAAGAGTGGCGAGCGAAGTGGGTGAAAGTCGTACAGGAATACACCCTCAATGTCTGA
- a CDS encoding VOC family protein, with the protein MNQHEKLNYVEFAAKDLASTKSFFSSVFGWEFVDYGSEYAAFSGQGLDGGFFKADCCSQTHTGAALLVFYSADIDATLNKVAQHGGEIIRPIYEFPGGCRFHFVEPSGNEFAVWSEAHV; encoded by the coding sequence ATGAATCAACATGAAAAACTCAATTATGTAGAATTCGCAGCAAAGGACTTAGCGTCGACAAAATCGTTCTTCTCTTCCGTTTTTGGGTGGGAGTTTGTCGATTACGGTTCTGAATATGCGGCTTTTTCCGGTCAAGGTTTAGATGGTGGTTTCTTTAAAGCGGATTGTTGCAGCCAGACTCATACCGGCGCGGCACTTTTGGTATTCTATAGTGCCGACATTGACGCTACTTTAAATAAGGTCGCTCAGCATGGCGGGGAGATTATTCGCCCTATCTATGAGTTTCCGGGTGGTTGTCGTTTTCATTTTGTTGAGCCAAGCGGGAATGAGTTCGCCGTTTGGTCAGAAGCGCACGTATAA
- a CDS encoding ClbS/DfsB family four-helix bundle protein, whose amino-acid sequence MARPKTKEELIYQANENFIKLFQYIDSMSEDVLDTEFDFSSDKGKKELHWTRDRNLRDVLIHLYEWHKLLIKWANSNISGQKASFLPEPYNWKTYGQMNIEFWKKHQKTELLAAKDLVHESHEAALKLARSFTNEELFTKQYFDWTGTTTLGSYCVSAMPSHYDWALKKLRAHVKMQS is encoded by the coding sequence ATGGCGAGACCAAAAACAAAAGAAGAGTTAATTTATCAAGCGAATGAGAATTTTATTAAGCTGTTTCAGTATATCGATTCTATGTCTGAAGATGTATTAGATACTGAATTTGACTTTTCCAGTGACAAAGGCAAAAAAGAATTACATTGGACCCGCGACCGAAATCTTCGTGATGTACTAATCCATTTGTACGAATGGCATAAGTTATTAATAAAATGGGCGAATTCCAACATATCGGGACAGAAAGCAAGCTTTCTACCTGAGCCATACAACTGGAAAACATACGGTCAAATGAATATTGAATTTTGGAAAAAGCATCAAAAAACTGAATTATTGGCTGCAAAGGATTTGGTGCACGAAAGTCATGAGGCTGCACTCAAGTTAGCGAGAAGTTTTACCAATGAAGAGCTTTTCACCAAACAGTATTTCGATTGGACAGGCACAACAACCCTAGGAAGTTACTGTGTTTCCGCGATGCCAAGCCACTATGATTGGGCATTAAAAAAACTCCGAGCCCATGTAAAAATGCAGTCATAG
- a CDS encoding VF530 family DNA-binding protein yields the protein MSQEQPNNPLHGLTLEQILVRLHEHYGWKGLDAEIQINCFYSNPSIKSSLKFLRRTQWARDKVEALYIETFCK from the coding sequence ATGAGCCAAGAACAACCCAATAACCCATTACACGGTTTAACCCTTGAACAAATCCTTGTGCGTCTGCATGAACACTATGGATGGAAAGGCTTAGATGCTGAAATCCAGATCAATTGTTTTTATAGCAACCCCTCAATCAAGTCGTCTCTTAAGTTTTTGCGTCGCACCCAATGGGCAAGAGATAAGGTTGAAGCGCTGTATATTGAGACATTTTGTAAGTAA
- a CDS encoding D-amino-acid transaminase produces the protein MTRTVYINGQYMAETDAKVSIFDRGFLFADAVYEVTAVLEGKLIDNAGHIARLTRSCQELGIPMPISAEELTEIQRSLIEKNQLHEGGVYLQLTRGSEGDRDFSYSEDIKPTLVLFTQARELIHSPVAKKGIKVLSMDDIRWRRRDIKTTSLLPACMAKHIAHQAGCDDVWLIEQGYVTEGGSSNAYIVTDEGKIITRPLSNDILSGITRASLMLLAKDCGLVIEERAFTIEEAYQATEAFVSSATTFIWPVTHIDDHEIGDGKPGPIAAKLREIYIKTSLEMAE, from the coding sequence ATGACTCGAACTGTTTATATCAATGGTCAATATATGGCTGAAACGGACGCTAAAGTGTCAATCTTTGACCGAGGTTTCCTGTTTGCGGATGCGGTTTATGAAGTGACTGCCGTATTGGAAGGTAAGCTAATCGATAACGCGGGACATATTGCTCGGCTGACTCGCTCATGCCAAGAGTTAGGCATTCCTATGCCTATCAGCGCAGAAGAGTTGACCGAGATCCAGCGCAGCTTGATTGAAAAAAATCAACTCCACGAAGGAGGCGTTTATCTGCAATTAACCCGAGGCTCTGAGGGTGATCGTGATTTTAGCTACAGCGAAGATATCAAACCTACGCTAGTGCTGTTTACTCAAGCCAGAGAGCTTATTCACTCACCGGTGGCGAAAAAAGGCATCAAGGTGCTGTCGATGGATGATATCCGCTGGCGACGCAGAGACATCAAAACCACCAGCTTACTGCCTGCCTGCATGGCAAAGCACATCGCCCATCAAGCCGGTTGTGACGATGTTTGGTTAATTGAACAGGGCTATGTCACCGAAGGGGGTTCGAGCAATGCCTATATCGTGACTGATGAAGGCAAGATCATCACACGTCCTTTGAGTAACGACATTTTGAGTGGTATCACCCGCGCTTCGCTAATGCTCCTTGCCAAAGATTGTGGATTAGTCATCGAAGAACGCGCCTTTACCATTGAAGAAGCCTACCAAGCCACGGAAGCTTTTGTCAGCTCCGCCACCACCTTTATCTGGCCCGTCACTCATATCGACGACCACGAAATTGGCGATGGTAAACCGGGTCCAATTGCTGCTAAGTTGCGTGAGATTTATATAAAAACGTCACTTGAAATGGCAGAGTAA
- the dgcA gene encoding N-acetyl-D-Glu racemase DgcA translates to MELTISQGQYPINGSFTISRGSKTSVETVIVTLQKQGVVGRGECVPYPRYDESVDSVSAQIQSISSEINAGIDRQTLQSLLPSGAARNAIDNALWDLECKLARTSIWHKLDLSAKPLQTAFTISLAEPSKMEQDARDNAFRPLLKLKLGGADDLQRVAAVRRGAPNADIIVDANEAWSVELYQQLVPHLVELGVSMIEQPFPAGEDHILADLPRPITICADESCHDRHSLDQIASCYDMINIKIDKTGGLTEALLLKRQAQDLGLKVMVGCMLSSSLSMAPAFVLAQDADIVDLDGPLLLAQDIDNGFDFTDNLMLPFSSKLWG, encoded by the coding sequence ATGGAGCTAACCATTTCACAAGGTCAATACCCGATTAACGGCAGTTTTACTATCTCTCGCGGTAGCAAAACCTCGGTAGAGACAGTGATCGTCACCTTGCAGAAACAAGGCGTCGTTGGTCGTGGTGAGTGTGTACCTTATCCAAGGTATGATGAATCGGTGGACTCCGTTTCGGCGCAAATTCAGTCCATTAGCAGTGAAATCAATGCTGGCATTGACCGTCAAACCCTGCAATCTTTGCTGCCCTCGGGAGCCGCAAGAAATGCCATCGACAATGCTTTATGGGATTTAGAGTGTAAGTTAGCGCGCACAAGCATCTGGCACAAACTCGACTTGTCAGCCAAGCCGTTGCAAACCGCTTTTACCATCTCGCTTGCAGAGCCAAGTAAGATGGAGCAAGATGCACGCGACAACGCATTTCGTCCTTTACTTAAGCTCAAGTTGGGTGGTGCGGATGATCTACAAAGAGTGGCGGCAGTGCGTCGCGGCGCACCTAATGCTGACATCATTGTCGATGCCAATGAGGCATGGAGCGTCGAACTGTATCAACAATTGGTGCCTCATCTCGTCGAGCTAGGTGTCAGCATGATTGAGCAGCCCTTTCCAGCAGGCGAGGACCACATTTTGGCTGACTTACCGCGACCGATCACCATCTGTGCTGATGAATCGTGTCACGATAGACATAGCCTAGACCAGATCGCTAGCTGTTATGACATGATCAATATAAAGATCGATAAAACCGGTGGACTGACTGAGGCCTTGCTATTAAAACGCCAAGCGCAAGATTTAGGGTTAAAAGTGATGGTTGGCTGTATGCTCTCGTCATCACTCAGTATGGCACCCGCATTCGTACTGGCACAGGATGCCGACATTGTTGATCTCGATGGACCGCTGTTATTGGCGCAAGATATCGACAATGGCTTTGATTTTACTGACAACTTAATGCTGCCTTTTTCCAGCAAACTTTGGGGATAA
- the dgcN gene encoding N-acetyltransferase DgcN yields MELKQPYLLFLGDAADPLAAKVAQGIKTWRPNSCVGQLRLEGCNADVGLEDLTIDHAVQAGAKTLVIGVANRGGIISEQWISVLIEALEAGMDIAAGLHNKLADIPQLVACAEKHGRSLFDVRYPTQSYPVASGIKRSGKRLLTVGTDCSVGKMYTSLAIDKEMQAQGLDSDFRATGQTGILITGSGVSVDCVVADFIAGAIESISPANDENHWDVIEGQGSLFHASFAGVTMGLIHGSQPDAIVLCHEPTREHMRGLPDYSLPELAPCIEANLAAAKLTNPNVQCVGISVNTSNLSEEEALRYMDKVESAFDIPVVDPFRQGVSRIVAKLKEL; encoded by the coding sequence ATGGAACTCAAACAACCTTATTTACTTTTTCTTGGTGATGCCGCCGATCCTCTTGCTGCTAAAGTCGCACAAGGTATTAAAACATGGCGACCTAACTCGTGTGTCGGTCAACTTCGACTTGAGGGTTGCAATGCGGATGTCGGTCTTGAAGACCTAACCATTGATCACGCGGTGCAAGCTGGGGCGAAAACCCTAGTGATTGGCGTTGCTAACCGTGGCGGTATTATCTCCGAGCAATGGATCTCGGTGCTGATTGAAGCCCTAGAAGCAGGAATGGATATTGCGGCTGGATTGCATAACAAGTTGGCGGATATTCCTCAATTAGTCGCTTGCGCTGAAAAGCATGGTCGTTCACTATTCGATGTGCGTTACCCAACACAAAGCTATCCGGTCGCGAGCGGAATCAAACGCAGTGGTAAGCGCCTACTTACTGTTGGAACTGATTGCTCAGTGGGTAAAATGTATACCTCTTTGGCGATTGATAAAGAGATGCAAGCTCAAGGGCTCGACTCGGATTTTCGCGCGACAGGACAAACCGGTATTCTAATCACTGGTAGCGGTGTCAGCGTTGACTGTGTTGTCGCCGACTTTATCGCCGGCGCGATTGAGTCCATTTCACCCGCGAATGACGAAAACCATTGGGATGTTATCGAGGGTCAAGGATCACTGTTCCACGCTTCATTTGCTGGCGTGACCATGGGTCTGATACACGGCTCACAACCTGATGCGATTGTACTTTGTCACGAACCTACTCGTGAGCATATGCGTGGGCTGCCCGACTATTCATTACCGGAATTAGCGCCGTGTATTGAAGCAAATCTAGCCGCAGCAAAACTAACCAACCCGAATGTGCAATGCGTGGGTATCTCAGTAAACACTTCAAACCTCTCTGAGGAAGAAGCGCTGCGCTATATGGATAAAGTCGAGAGCGCTTTTGATATTCCTGTGGTTGACCCATTCCGTCAGGGTGTCAGTCGTATTGTCGCCAAATTGAAGGAGCTGTAA